A stretch of the Raphanus sativus cultivar WK10039 unplaced genomic scaffold, ASM80110v3 Scaffold1454, whole genome shotgun sequence genome encodes the following:
- the LOC130504255 gene encoding auxin-responsive protein SAUR77-like — protein sequence MAKIGKLTRLKSIIKKWPSFAKNHHSTTESTSSAATTKVSNCDDLQLVYVGKSRRPYMLSSHVINHPLVQELLDRSSRFIEERHDQKTVVVACEVVMFEHLLWILGDSCSDHDDDDDGRKIGSVQ from the coding sequence ATGGCTAAAATCGGGAAGCTAACAAGGCTCAAGTCGATCATAAAGAAATGGCCTTCATTCGCCAAGAACCACCACTCAACCACCGAATCCACCTCCTCGGCGGCCACCACCAAGGTCTCAAACTGCGACGATCTTCAACTGGTCTACGTTGGGAAGTCTCGGAGACCTTACATGCTTAGTTCCCACGTCATCAACCATCCGCTTGTCCAAGAACTACTTGATCGATCATCGAGATTCATCGAAGAACGCCATGATCAGAAAACAGTCGTAGTAGCTTGTGAAGTCGTAATGTTCGAGCACTTATTATGGATTCTCGGAGACAGTTGCTCCGATcacgacgatgatgatgatggtcgCAAAATAGGATCCGTCCAG